The following DNA comes from Cucumis sativus cultivar 9930 chromosome 7, Cucumber_9930_V3, whole genome shotgun sequence.
GGAACATAAGCGCTGAAGATTTCCATGGAAATTTCAAATTCCGCTTCCAATCAAACCTTGTAAAACGTTTTCTTCCTCACATTCCCACTTCACACAGGCCCTTCTCCGTCGTCTCCGATCCTATTCATCATATACTGAGTTGTCACAATCTAACCCCTTCGCCTAGAAACTGTCATGATAGAACTCTGGTTTCCGACTCTATTGCTGTCTCCGACGAACCCATCACCGTTCATCCAGATGACCCATCTGCTGTTTATGTCCAAAACGTCCTCTATTTCAGAAGGCACAAACCAGTGGAGGACATCGAGAGGGCTCTTAGTCTATGCGACCTTGTGCTAACCGATGATTTTGTTCTCAAGGTGCTGCGAAGACATCGATCAGATTGGAATCCCgccttcattttcttcaattggGTTCTCAAAAGAGGTACCAACGAAGAGAAATTCACCCCTGGTTCTGTTATTTACAATGAGATTCTTGTTATTCTCGGGAAATTCCGCCGCTTTGAGGAAGTAGACAAGGTGCTTGTGGAAATGTCTAAGAGAAAGGAGCTTGTTAATGAGGAAACGTATTCAGTTCTTCTTAATAGATATGCTGCAGCGCATAAAGTGGAGGAAGCAATTAGCATTTTCTACAGAAGGCAAGAGTTTGGACTTGAGATGAATTTGATTGCATTTCAGTCACTTTTGATGTGGTTATGCAGGTACAAGCATGTAGAAGCTGCAGAGACCCTGTTCCATTCCAAGAAGCATGAGTTTGTTACTGATATAAAGACAAGCAATATTATCCTCAATGGGTGGTGTGTGTTGGGGAATGTTCATGAGGCCAAAAGGTTTTGGAGGGAGataattgaatcaaaatgCGAGCCTGATATATACACTTATGGAACTTTGATTAACTCATTGACAAAGAAAGGAAAGCTGGGGACAGCTTTGAAGTTGTTTAGAGCCATGTGGGAGAGAGGATTGACAACTGATGTTGTGATCTGCAATTGCATCATTGATGCCCTTTGTTTCAAGAAGAGGATTCCTGAAGCTCTAGAGATCTTCAAGGAAATGAATGAGAGAGGGTGTGCAGCAAATGTTGCAACTTACAACACTCTTATCAAACACCTTTGTAAAATTAGGAGGATGGAGAAGGTTAATGAGCTTTTGAATGAaatggaagagagaaaagggagCTGTTGGCCAAATTCTGTGACTTTTATCTATTTACTCGGGTCGGTAAGAGGTCCGGAGGAAGTTCCAGTACTTTTTCAAAGGATGGAAAGAAGTGGCTGCAAGATGACTAGTGACATATACAATCTGATTCTGAGATTGTATATGGACTGGGATATACAGGAAAGGGTTAAGTCTACTtggaatgaaatgaaagagatGGGGTTGGGACCCGATCGTCGCTCTT
Coding sequences within:
- the LOC101203470 gene encoding putative pentatricopeptide repeat-containing protein At3g15200, translated to MKFKFLRLRNISAEDFHGNFKFRFQSNLVKRFLPHIPTSHRPFSVVSDPIHHILSCHNLTPSPRNCHDRTLVSDSIAVSDEPITVHPDDPSAVYVQNVLYFRRHKPVEDIERALSLCDLVLTDDFVLKVLRRHRSDWNPAFIFFNWVLKRGTNEEKFTPGSVIYNEILVILGKFRRFEEVDKVLVEMSKRKELVNEETYSVLLNRYAAAHKVEEAISIFYRRQEFGLEMNLIAFQSLLMWLCRYKHVEAAETLFHSKKHEFVTDIKTSNIILNGWCVLGNVHEAKRFWREIIESKCEPDIYTYGTLINSLTKKGKLGTALKLFRAMWERGLTTDVVICNCIIDALCFKKRIPEALEIFKEMNERGCAANVATYNTLIKHLCKIRRMEKVNELLNEMEERKGSCWPNSVTFIYLLGSVRGPEEVPVLFQRMERSGCKMTSDIYNLILRLYMDWDIQERVKSTWNEMKEMGLGPDRRSYTIMIHGLYEKGRTKDGLRYFNEMTLKGIMPEPKTEKLVNATNVKEPKCQKAEPSR